The DNA region AACAAGACCCGGAACCGAAAGATTCCGAAGTTTTATTGGAAGTAATTTCCTGCGGGGTTTGTCATTCGGACCTTCATTTAAGGGACGGTTATTATAAAATAGGCGGAGAAGAAAAACTTTTCGTAAAAGACAGAGGAGTCAAACTTCCTCTTACTCCTGGGCATGAAGTTGTAGGAAAAGTTTTAAAAGTGGGATCTAAGGTCCATACCGTTTCCGTAGGAGAAATAAAACTAGTATATCCTTGGATCGGTTGCGGAATCTGCGAAGAATGTGAATCAGGAAATCCGCAACTTTGTTCTGCTCCTAAATCCCTGGGGATTTACCAAGATGGCGGTTATTCGGATCGTATCTTGGTACCGGATGAAAAATGGCTTTTGGATATTTATGATCTTTCTCCGGAGTATGCTTGCTCTTACGCGTGTGCCGGGCTCACAGCTTATGGTGCTTTAAAAAAAGTTATTCCACTCAAAAAAACGGATTCTTTGGTAATCATAGGAGCAGGCGGACTCGGTATGTTTGCTTCTCAACTAATTCCACTTCTTACGGAAGCAAAAGTGATTTTTTTGGATCTAGATAAGTCTCGTTTGGAAAAACTAAAAGAGCTCGGATTTTATACCGTAACTTCTTCTCATCCTGATATTGCCGCTGAAGTAAAAAAGATCTCCGGTCCTTTGGGAGTTTCCGCAGTCATCGATTTTGTGAATAATAGTGTTACTTCTTCTTTGGGATTTTCACTTTTGAA from Leptospira selangorensis includes:
- a CDS encoding alcohol dehydrogenase, whose translation is MKSVRLVEFGSSLEWEEKQDPEPKDSEVLLEVISCGVCHSDLHLRDGYYKIGGEEKLFVKDRGVKLPLTPGHEVVGKVLKVGSKVHTVSVGEIKLVYPWIGCGICEECESGNPQLCSAPKSLGIYQDGGYSDRILVPDEKWLLDIYDLSPEYACSYACAGLTAYGALKKVIPLKKTDSLVIIGAGGLGMFASQLIPLLTEAKVIFLDLDKSRLEKLKELGFYTVTSSHPDIAAEVKKISGPLGVSAVIDFVNNSVTSSLGFSLLKKNGTLIGVGLFGGELKIPTPILSLRSLTIRGSYTGSPGELKELLQLVSKNKIRPVPLEIRGFQEANSALNDLADGKILGRVVLSGKP